The Dokdonia sp. 4H-3-7-5 genomic interval CGTAGAAAATACCTGAGTTAAAAACTTAACCGTTTGTCTTTGATAATAGTTTACAAACTTAGGACTATAATGATGACACGCTATTAAACCCCATAATTCTCCATCACTCACGATTGCTGCCGTGAGTGTTGCTCCGACTTTCATATTCTCCAAATACTCTATATGTATAGGAGACGATGCTCGAGACTCACAAAGACCTAAATCTACTGGCTCATCTTCTGCACTAGGCTTTGCATAAACGGGAACCGTCTGTGATGCAACATCTGCAATGATACGCACGCCTTGTTTTAAAAACAGTTTACGTGCTTGCTGTGGTATATCTGTCGCTGGGTAATGCATTCCTATCCAGCTATCAAGGTGCTCTTCACGAGCCTCAGATATAATCTTACCGTTCCAGTTTTCGTCAAATTTGTATATCATTACACGATCATATGCAGTAAAACCCTTAATGAGTCTTGCTGTTTTATCGCACATTGCAGAGACAGAAACAGCCTCACTTAAATCTGATATAATTTCAGATAACTGGCGTTGCATGTATTGAGCACTTTCTTGCTGTTGTATGAGCTCTAATTCTATATATACTAATTGATTGTTGTGGTGAGCGACTACTACATAACGTTTATCATCAATTGTTACTTCTAGAGAGGTCTTATTTTTACTTTTTATATATGTTTCTATAAGTGTACCATTTTGTCCCAACACATCTTCAAGACGCTTAGAATAAAACTCTTCACGCTTTCGCGAAAGCGTAGAAATCACATTTTCAGATATGTGTGATATCTCAAAAGATGAGCTATCTATCACAAAAAGCATCGCATGAGATTGTATACGACCTATGAGATGTATAGGTTCTTTATCACAATTAGTTAGGTCAATCTTTTTTGGATATAAAGCAGATGGACTCCCCATAGTTTACTTATTTTTTAATTTTGAAATAAAATGTACTACCTACATTTAACTGAGAGTCCACCCATATTGAGCCATCGTGAAGTTTTACAATTTTCTCACAGTGTGCAAGACCGACACCAGTACCTTCATATTTATGCTGGGTGGATGCACGACCAAAAATTTTAAAAACCTGGTCAAGATCTTCTTCGGCTATACCTATACCATTGTCATTGATCACAAAGGTCCAGTACCCTTCATCTTCAAAAGATGAAATACGCACTATAGGACTTACATCTGGCTTTGAATATTTGAGTGAGTTACCTATTAAGTTCTGGAACAATAACCTCAACTCCGTATTATAAGCCTGGATAGTAGGCATTTTACTAAGATGTATTTTACCACCACACTCTCTCAGTCTTTTGCCGAGATCATACTTTACAATCTCTAGTAGTTCTTGAACATTTACTTCCGTACGCTCTAGTTCTTGCCCTATGCGGCTATGCTCTAGAAGTCCTTTGATTTGGTTTGCCATTCTACCTGCTGCACCATAGATGTAACCCAAGTATTCGGCAGCCTTAGGGTCTAGATCATCTCCAAATTTCTTTAGAATAACATCACTACTAAAGCGTATCGTACCCAAAGGTTCTTGTAAGTCATGTGAACATATGGATACAAACTGTTCTAGGTCTGTATTAATGCGTTGTAACTCTTCATTCTTATCATACATTAACTGCTGTGCACGCTGCAAATCTGATATGTTTATTAAGGTAGAACGCGAGTACGAGTTACCTTCTTCTGGAATCACCAGCTCAGAATTAAGAATAATAGGAATCTCGTTACCTTCTGTATCTATAAGGGTCATTTGCTCACCTTCTATCACTCCAGTTCTTTGAATCTCATCCAAGAGACCAAGGCCTTTAGCCTTAGAATCGTCTGTGTAGAAATCAAATATACGCCTACCTACAACTTCGCTACGAGAATTTAAGCCAAGCGTCTCGATGAAAATTTTATTACATTCTACAATACGTCCTGTAGAAGGATCTACACTAACGTGCATCACAGGATCATTTTCATAAAAATCTTTAAACTTCTGCTGGCTTTCTTTTAATTTCTTTTGTGAATCCACCGTTTTGGTAATGTCTACAAAGGCGATTACAGATCCTTCTATTTTATTAGTCCCTGTATAGAAAGGAGAAATACGTCGTATATAAGAGCGTCCACCTTTTTTATCAATTTGTGTTTCATTTACCTCACCTGTACTCATCACTGTTTCAATCTTACTTCTAAGTGACGATTTTCTCCCTGTTCCTAACTGGGTTAAGAAGTGATCTATAGGTCTCCCTACATCTTGCTTCATTAACTTGAAATGTTCTTGTATGGAAGGTGTAAATTTTCTAATTGTAAGTTGCCTATCTAGAAAGATTGTAGCTATCTGAGTACTATTAAGAATATTGTCCATATCTGCATTAAGCAATGCGAGATCATCCATTTTTTCAATATGCTCCACATTTACAGTATGCAATTCTTCATTTACACTCTGCAACTCCTCGTTTGTGCTCTGCAATTCTTCATTTGAGGCAAGCAACTCTTCATTGAGCGTTTGTAATTCTTCATTACTAGTCTCTGCATCCTCTAGCGCTTTTTTAAGCTCTCCTCTTGTTTCTTCTATCTCGTCTATAAGGTCTTTAATACGCTCGTCTGGAGCTACCGCAAGATTCATTGTGCCACGAGCTACAGCTGAGTCTGGATTTAATTCCTTTTCAATAAATGTTACTACGTAGTTGCAATCATCTGTGTTATTTTGAAAAACAGGTTTTACCAGTACGTTAACAACGGTATCGGCACCTGCCTTTGGGGTAATCACGTCGTTGTAAATAAAGTCTTTTTTAGAACGCTTTGCTTTTCTCGCAGCCGAGTTTACTGCCGTTTTCAAATTATCAGGAAGCATCTTTAGTAAGTCTAAAGAAAAACCGCTTTCTGGTAATTGTGCATACTTAGAAAAAGAACCTAAAGCATCTAGTACTTTAAAGTCTGCATCGACATATACACTAGCAGTATCAAATTGAGATAAAAGCACATTGCTTATACTCATTTTAATATCATTGGTAAATGTTTCTTTCTTGTGAATTACCGTTTTTTTCTGCTTTCGCGAAAGTAGAAAGTCACTCTTATCTGCATTTGAAGTAAGTAACTCACTATGCAATCTCTCTGATGGGTGTATATTCTTAAAAATTTTAAGCTTCCCATTGATTGTCTCAAAGGAATTACGCAAGGCAGTAATAGACTCACTAGAACCTAAAAACAAAAATCCATTAAGTTTCAATGCGTAGTGTAATGTATGCAATACCGCTGTTTGCACCTCTGGCTTTAAGTAAATCAAAAGATTACGGCATGAGACCATATCCATATTTTTAAATGGAGGGTCTTTTAAAATATCATGATTAGAGAAAATAATTTTCTTTCTAAGATCTTTAGCAACCTTATATTCTTCTCCATCTTTAATAAAGTACTTCTGTAATTTACTTGGAGAAACGCTTTGAACAATGGTATTACTAAAAACTCCTTGAGATGCAAGTGCTATGTGCTCTTCAGAAATATCTGTAGCAAATATTTTGAGCTTTATATCCTTTTCCTGACGATCTATTTCTTCTTGAAAAAGCAACGCCATTGAATATGCCTCTTCTCCTGTAGAGCAAGCCACATCCCAAACTTTTATAGTATCTCCATCCCTTTTATTTCTTACAATACCTGGTATGGTCTCCGCCTCTAGTAAATTCCAAGCATTTGTATCTCTAAAAAATTTTGTGACTCCTATTAAAAACTCCCTATATAACACAGAAACCTCTTCTGGATGAATTTTAAGATATGCTATATATTGATCAAAACTACCCATTTTAAGGTTTTGCATACGCCTTTCTGTTCGTCTCAGAATCGTAGGACGCTTGTAGTAATTGAAATTTATATTTGTATTAGTATGGAGGATATTTAAAATGGAACGCAAACGTTCATTATCTTCTGTAGAAATATCTTCCTTAAAATTAAACACATCCTCATTATTAAAATAGCGATGTATTTCATCTATCATTTCTCCTGCGGGCACAATATAGTCTACATTACCACTATTTATAGCGCTTGTAGGCATCCCATCAAAGCTAGCCTCATCTGGTTGCTGTACAAGTACAAC includes:
- a CDS encoding CheR family methyltransferase, translated to MEDTQNKKHIIVAVGASAGGLEALNAFFNNVVENYDYSYIIIQHLSPDHKSLMAELLSKKTNVPIVAVTNDSEIKRSHIYVIPPSMNLIIENGHLILLNKPVAKTLNLPIDLFMSSLAEAYGKEAVGVILSGTGSDGTKGVQAIKEHGGVVLVQQPDEASFDGMPTSAINSGNVDYIVPAGEMIDEIHRYFNNEDVFNFKEDISTEDNERLRSILNILHTNTNINFNYYKRPTILRRTERRMQNLKMGSFDQYIAYLKIHPEEVSVLYREFLIGVTKFFRDTNAWNLLEAETIPGIVRNKRDGDTIKVWDVACSTGEEAYSMALLFQEEIDRQEKDIKLKIFATDISEEHIALASQGVFSNTIVQSVSPSKLQKYFIKDGEEYKVAKDLRKKIIFSNHDILKDPPFKNMDMVSCRNLLIYLKPEVQTAVLHTLHYALKLNGFLFLGSSESITALRNSFETINGKLKIFKNIHPSERLHSELLTSNADKSDFLLSRKQKKTVIHKKETFTNDIKMSISNVLLSQFDTASVYVDADFKVLDALGSFSKYAQLPESGFSLDLLKMLPDNLKTAVNSAARKAKRSKKDFIYNDVITPKAGADTVVNVLVKPVFQNNTDDCNYVVTFIEKELNPDSAVARGTMNLAVAPDERIKDLIDEIEETRGELKKALEDAETSNEELQTLNEELLASNEELQSTNEELQSVNEELHTVNVEHIEKMDDLALLNADMDNILNSTQIATIFLDRQLTIRKFTPSIQEHFKLMKQDVGRPIDHFLTQLGTGRKSSLRSKIETVMSTGEVNETQIDKKGGRSYIRRISPFYTGTNKIEGSVIAFVDITKTVDSQKKLKESQQKFKDFYENDPVMHVSVDPSTGRIVECNKIFIETLGLNSRSEVVGRRIFDFYTDDSKAKGLGLLDEIQRTGVIEGEQMTLIDTEGNEIPIILNSELVIPEEGNSYSRSTLINISDLQRAQQLMYDKNEELQRINTDLEQFVSICSHDLQEPLGTIRFSSDVILKKFGDDLDPKAAEYLGYIYGAAGRMANQIKGLLEHSRIGQELERTEVNVQELLEIVKYDLGKRLRECGGKIHLSKMPTIQAYNTELRLLFQNLIGNSLKYSKPDVSPIVRISSFEDEGYWTFVINDNGIGIAEEDLDQVFKIFGRASTQHKYEGTGVGLAHCEKIVKLHDGSIWVDSQLNVGSTFYFKIKK